In Plasmodium relictum strain SGS1 genome assembly, chromosome: 6, one DNA window encodes the following:
- the CHD1 gene encoding chromodomain-helicase-DNA-binding protein 1, putative: protein MDNYVSNSCQNDHIFKDNKNSNSVSNFSTGESTIDGINSSIKNSVISNSNKNIRSYEDMPNSVPNDKYSNINSNSMNTIMNNGNMRDMSLYGDIIDSENSNIKNMASNYLNHVNNKNISCPPYLNNSNNVNVPKNNSFNSNSNSNATISITNSLLNNEQNMQMRQHLGINKNCGALHDSYQKSLLSSYGMSNVPLSSINPLMNNSMNRYNTMNYPLQEMNQNAHLNNVKSSVQSNDIKQNNKDQNFIPQNNLKQNNFMGNNMCINYPRNDMTLRNNSAPFNMHGNFYPYMNNGFYGSSNCFKSNTNIINNTPLSNSNSINNTSSYENATRTSNNSNSNFSNNLNTANYGETNCNSMNILNKGGNIEKSVQMKPLPNNINSNNVNTSNRNSGNLSNSNTINSNNNNLNTKGLNANNISKNGVDTSGIPNNVIMNMVNNNVILNNKMINNMMINNNKNMNNFISSNNVNMKSMNVCGIPPYIINNSIDKQNTLTDVNSMRYHMNMYNKIPYNNLNDYQYDHHPSMNVTTQNDNITKEKNTKEEKLESESCSTLNEVSNSLSSKPKKNKGDNFASSGMMNNDPISYKKYKCNDIEGNNQTKDIKNEIKDTNINSNENINNINSTNPYTLFPNYNVKYPVNVDMFNNINSFNIPNKNNINNTFQNLNIINNINDINTYNNMNKLTNINNCNIINTYNDNRFNTLKSMENMKTYNDPIMNNNHSNSNLNNIININNINNFNNMNYINNGNYTNDINMRMLNRNIHTNINCNNNNNEHLLNANELKNSKKYLKKTSLGKQVSKSKKSITQKKKKKNVTNSYDSDDDDDNDLYVNSYVKKVTTKTSKKFYYDNTEDKYNEKMRRNEKNDIFVSPNIGTVEGRANLRERRKVYNYAEIDNYFETDEEDKKIDEEKYLLKQEKQSMGGIDKVLCHRKIIDYNNLNNITNNPFLYINKKKKSETDQNDNNENAKESTNIENENENNNENNNENINNSDPSNENKLSNVENDDNAVDEYYEEEDIVDINEVEFLIKWIGKSHIHNFFCTYEYLKNFNGLKKVDNYIKKIKQSFQKRKYMTPDEIEQEKIYSEIKKQIEMDAIHAERIVTHDINENTNEQIFLVKWMSCSYDQCTEETRQTLIDHGFEKLIEEYFDRESKICGNKAMSSIWNRGPLTATKFDPYNETPFYLNNKKLRPYQLTGLNWIVSRMKRNLSVLLADEMGLGKTVQTIAVIGHMLYKEKLIGPYLIIVPQSTVDNWLNEFKSWLPQANVVCYHGNAVSRELIRTYELKKVYVPNKGYRYKFDVCITTPSILNSINDVELLKKMPWQLMVVDEAHQLKNRQSKRFIELKQFMAESKLLLSGTPLHNNLEELWTLLHFLNPQQYTYYETFQKKYNEIENTSLIGEAKQKQLIQLQHELHEVILRRVKKDVEKSLPNKVERILRVELSPIQIEYYKNILTKNYEQLAKASGGAKNSLQNICMELKKVCNHPFLCCEPVDKDEYRERLVYSSGKICLLEKLLNRLKERGNRVLIFSQMVKMLNILSEYLTLRGFKHQRLDGTMTKEMRKKAMNHFNSKNSDDFVFLLSTKAGGLGINLTSADTVIIYDSDWNPQNDLQAGARAHRIGQTKTVQIYRLVTKDSIEQTILERAKVKMVLDTLVVQGLNKKQNDNVNYIGGESGNANGFTREELSKILKFGAQKLWEQNSSKYSPQKLDEDKNIIKGVDVDLDKILEEAEINENASNANISNKELNFNSELNGLQNANNFFNSSNNLFGNTNASGTTGGGIADDLLSSYNNITEFKYEPPANLKSNIYNDSTKADEIDEEENDKDFWDRTIPLEERLKLKRMKEEELLVHGPRKTRAKDMKNVMEIDNSNANNANDDDDSEEYTIKYNDKNKNMKKKRRRRRTATHITEKDKFRLYRSLLKFGNPYLRLDDIQEDSKLTKVDKNVILTELNIIVDTCKQIVEKVSKENNENLETTKLDKCSTECNNVSLKEKEEEQNITMDSNNLTTISCGDSNNNKKEINEEDKKNENDNKNENNRMENENVDNNSDKNNNNEENNSINNKDESIETTKEIAEDENVRTIKEDNIISESIVKEEINDEDVKNEIINMPIKNEVNNEDKNETMENDEENLKDNSTIVEQKEEKNKNSKNIINKKRRGVSLSKDNIKTNEKIKEENNSEVVEEVEEQNLDGLNVKNNYNSNDESDFNAKIKGLDKGKKIDAYTFFIGTNRANALDLCQRLKLFKCLHNFIKKQNNDNEYSFKLPLKKNVPLNSEDKNQKNNKTKQKKEETNSITTTDSSNDYLKLKLPDCIFYHLRDLTSKDVKSWSREDDENLIRGIYVYGFGSFNEISSDVNLNLSHLKNIKCDKVKMRCVRILKLIEEMYSKNNDQTGNKKRRRMKFRNNKNESKNQLKISNFAKSEENITNKVNNKQGYNKKNHGKMRAANLRQENEIKTKEEGEIKKEEDDVNGDSEYVDNNTSAQEKKKVQSTILLNEDNKEKNNNLNYDSSAGSSSNENKSNCAKDDEDNLIKDDNDNQENNKYSYDEKKKKKKKRKIQKDNDANVENEVLQSNEDLEDDFEEEEGDEKKREKKNVKKKKKRKMLDNEIEYKIKNCNLKEMDQYSINKLAKKSVKKYKKLLKIVKKVLSNETAEDEKIINSSEISEKVDELIIFIGKHIEKLSEECQDKECKEIFNNSIWGYISKFICESSQSLREKYEHIKLSKATSSISEENLSSFFYSKKISNIQPYDQEENKTEQSSITNHDILGNSITNENEKTKQLSYDAGKDLLDTNEYNEIHTENTEEIEEKEKNEQNEKEQKNEKENYSNEQNEQT, encoded by the coding sequence aTGGATAATTATGTAAGTAATAGTTGCCAAAATGATCATATATTCAAAGATAACAAAAATAGCAATTCAGTATCAAATTTTTCTACGGGAGAGTCAACTATAGATGGAATAAATTCTTCAATAAAAAACTCAGTAATTtctaattcaaataaaaatataagatcATATGAAGATATGCCAAACTCAGTTCCAAATGATAAATACTCAAACATTAACTCAAATTCAATGAACACAATAATGAATAATGGTAATATGAGAGACATGTCTCTATACGGTGATATTATTGATTCTGAAAAttctaatataaaaaatatggcatctaattatttaaatcatgttaataataaaaatatttcatgtCCTCCTTATTTAAACAATTCAAATAACGTTAATGTACCAAAAAATAATAGCTTTAATTCCAATTCAAATAGTAATGCAACTATTAGTATAACAAACagtttattaaataatgaacaGAATATGCAAATGAGACAACATTTAgggataaataaaaattgtggTGCATTGCATGACTCTTATCAAAAATCTCTTTTATCTTCATATGGAATGAGCAATGTTCCATTATCATCAATAAACCCACTTATGAATAATTCAATGAATAGATATAACACTATGAATTATCCACTTCAAGAAATGAATCAAAATGCGCATTTGAATAATGTTAAATCATCCGTGCAGAGTAAcgatataaaacaaaataacaAAGATCAAAACTTTATACcacaaaataatttaaaacagAATAATTTTATGGGAAACAATATGTGCATAAATTATCCAAGAAATGATATGACATTACGAAATAATTCAGCCCCTTTTAATATGCATGGAAATTTCTATCCATATATGAATAATGGATTTTATGGTTCATCCAATTGCTTTAAATCaaatacaaatataattAACAATACACCATTAAGTAATAGTAATTCTATTAATAATACGTCATCTTATGAGAATGCTACAAGAACTAGTAATAATAGTAACAGCAATTTTTCCAATAATTTAAACACAGCAAATTATGGAGAAACAAATTGTAACAGcatgaatattttaaataaaggaggaaatatagaaaaatcgGTACAAATGAAACCTTTaccaaataatataaattctaATAATGTAAATACCAGTAACAGAAATTCCGGCAATCTAAGTAATAGCAATACTATTAATTCTAACAACAATAACTTAAATACAAAGGGTTTAAATGCAAATAATATTAGTAAAAACGGTGTTGATACATCAGGTATTCCTAATAATGTTATTATGAATATggttaataataatgttattttaaataataaaatgattaATAATATGatgataaataataataaaaatatgaacaattttatttctaGTAATAATGTGAATATGAAATCAATGAATGTTTGTGGCATTCCaccatatataataaataattcaatAGATAAACAAAATACTTTAACAGATGTTAATAGTATGAGATATCATATGaatatgtataataaaataccttataataatttgaatGATTATCAATATGATCATCATCCTTCCATGAATGTTACGACacaaaatgataatattacaaaagaaaaaaatacaaaagaagaaaaattagaaaGTGAAAGTTGTTCTACATTAAATGAAGTCAGTAACTCATTGTCTTCtaaaccaaaaaaaaataaaggagACAATTTTGCTTCTAGTGGAATGATGAATAATGACCcaatttcatataaaaaatataaatgtaatGATATAGAAGGAAATAATCAAACAaaggatataaaaaatgaaataaaagatacAAACATAAAtagtaatgaaaatattaataatataaattctaCTAATCCATATACTTTATTTCCAAATTATAATGTAAAATATCCAGTGAATGTTGATatgtttaataatattaattcttttaatataccaaataaaaataatattaataatacctttcaAAATCTAAATATCATTaacaatataaatgatataaatacttataataatatgaacAAATTAACAAACATTAATAACTGTAATATTATAAACACATATAATGATAATAGATTTAATACTTTGAAATCAATGGAAAATATGAAAACATATAATGATCCtattatgaataataatCATAGTAAcagtaatttaaataatattataaatattaataatataaataattttaacaatatgaattatataaataacgGAAATTATACTAATGACATTAATATGAGAATGCTAAATAGAAATATACATACTAATATTAATtgcaataataataacaatgaaCATCTCCTGAATgcaaatgaattaaaaaatagtaaaaaatatttaaagaaaactTCGTTAGGAAAACAAGTATCTAAATCTAAAAAGTCTATAactcaaaagaaaaaaaaaaaaaatgtaaccAATTCATATGATAgtgatgatgatgatgataATGATTTGTATGTTAATTcatatgtaaaaaaagtTACAACAAAAAcaagtaaaaaattttattatgataatacagaagataaatataatgaaaaaatgcgtcgaaatgaaaaaaatgatatttttgTTTCTCCAAACATTGGTACAGTAGAAGGAAGAGCTAATTTAAGAGAGAGAAGAAAAGTATATAATTATGCTGAAATTGATAACTATTTTGAAACAGATGAAGAAGAcaaaaaaatagatgaagaaaaatatttgcTAAAGCAAGAAAAACAAAGTATGGGAGGAATAGATAAGGTGTTGTGtcatagaaaaataatagattataataatttaaataatattactaataatccatttttatatataaataaaaaaaaaaaatcagaaACAGAtcaaaatgataataatgaaaatgcaAAAGAAAGCACGAACATTGAAAACGAAAATGAAAACAATAATGAAaacaataatgaaaatataaataatagtgACCCttctaatgaaaataaattatcaaaTGTGGAAAATGATGATAATGCTGTTGATGAATATTATGAAGAAGAAGATATAGTTGATATAAATGAAGTTgaatttttgataaaatgGATTGGAAAATCTCacattcataattttttttgtacctatgaatatttaaaaaattttaatggtttaaaaaaagtagataattatattaaaaaaataaaacaatcttttcaaaaaagaaaatatatgacTCCAGATGAGATAgaacaagaaaaaatttattcagaaataaaaaaacaaatagaAATGGATGCAATTCACGCAGAGAGAATAGTGACTCatgatataaatgaaaatactaatgaacaaatatttttagttaAGTGGATGAGTTGTTCATATGATCAATGTACAGAAGAAACGAGGCAGACATTAATTGATCATggttttgaaaaattaattgaaGAATATTTTGACAGAGAAAGTAAAATATGTGGAAATAAAGCAATGTCAAGTATATGGAATAGAGGTCCTTTAACAGCTACAAAATTTGACCCATATAATGAAACTCCATTCTATTtgaacaataaaaaattaagaccTTATCAATTAACAGGACTTAACTGGATTGTTAGTAGAATGAAGAGAAATTTAAGTGTATTATTAGCAGATGAAATGGGTCTAGGTAAAACTGTGCAAACTATAGCTGTTATTGGTCATAtgttatataaagaaaaattaataggGCCATACTTAATAATTGTTCCTCAATCCACTGTTGATAACTGGCTAAATGAATTCAAAAGTTGGTTACCTCAAGCAAACGTCGTATGCTATCATGGAAATGCTGTAAGCAGAGAATTAATTAGAACATATGAATTAAAGAAAGTATATGTTCCAAATAAAGGATATAGATACAAATTTGATGTGTGTATAACTACTCCTTCTATTTTAAATAGTATAAATGATgtagaattattaaaaaaaatgccTTGGCAATTAATGGTTGTTGATGAAGCAcatcaattaaaaaatagacAATCTAAAAGATTTATTGAATTAAAACAATTTATGGCAGAGTCCAAACTTTTATTAAGTGGAACCCCGTTGCATAATAACTTAGAAGAGTTATGGACTTTGTTACATTTCTTGAATCCTCAACAGTATACATACTATGAAAcctttcaaaaaaaatataatgaaattgAAAATACTAGTTTAATTGGGGAAGCAAAACAAAAACAATTAATACAATTACAACATGAGTTGCACGAAGTTATTTTAAGAAGAGTTAAAAAAGATGTAGAAAAATCTCTTCCAAATAAAGTGGAAAGAATATTAAGGGTAGAATTATCTCCTATACAAAttgaatattataaaaatattttaacaaaaaactATGAGCAGCTAGCTAAAGCATCAGGAGGTGCAAAGAATTCTTTGCAAAACATATGTATGGAGTTAAAGAAGGTTTGTAATCATCCATTTTTATGTTGTGAACCAGTGGATAAAGATGAATATAGAGAAAGATTAGTTTATTCAAGTGgaaaaatatgtttattaGAGAAATTGTTAAATAGGCTAAAAGAAAGAGGAAATCgtgttttaatattttctcaAATGGTTAAGATGTTGAATATTTTAAGCGAATATTTAACATTAAGAGGTTTTAAGCATCAAAGACTAGATGGAACTATGACAAAagaaatgagaaaaaaagcTATGAATCATTTCAATAGTAAAAATTCTGAtgattttgtatttttattatctacCAAAGCAGGTGGTTTAGGTATAAATTTAACATCAGCAGATACAGTTATTATATATGATTCTGATTGGAATCCTCAAAATGATTTACAAGCAGGTGCTAGGGCACATCGTATAGGTCAAACAAAAACTGTTCAAATCTATCGTTTAGTTACAAAGGATTCTATTGAACAAACCATTTTAGAAAGAGCAAAAGTAAAAATGGTATTAGATACTTTAGTTGTTCAAGggttaaataaaaaacaaaatgatAATGTTAATTATATTGGAGGAGAAAGTGGAAATGCTAATGGATTTACGAGAGAAGAATTATCCAAAATTTTAAAGTTTGGCGCACAAAAATTATGGGAACAGAATAGTTCTAAATACTCACCTCAAAAATTAGATGaggataaaaatataataaaaggaGTGGATGTAGATCTAGATAAAATTTTAGAAGAAGcagaaattaatgaaaatgctAGTAATGCtaatatttcaaataaagaattaaattttaattcagAATTAAATGGATTGCAAAAtgctaataattttttcaatagTAGTAACAATTTATTTGGAAACACAAATGCTTCAGGTACAACCGGTGGAGGGATAGCAGATGATTTATTAAGTTCCTATAATAACATTACTGAATTTAAATATGAACCACCAGCAAATTTAAAAAGCAATATATACAATGATTCCACAAAAGCAGATGAAatagatgaagaagaaaatgataaagatTTTTGGGATAGAACTATTCCATTAGAAGAAAGACTAAAACTAAAAAGAATGAAAGAAGAAGAATTATTAGTACATGGACCTAGAAAAACAAGAGCTAAAGATATGAAAAATGTAATGGAAATAGATAATAGTAATGCTAATAATGCAAATGATGATGATGATAGTGAAGAGTAtactattaaatataatgacaaaaataaaaatatgaagaaaaaaaggagGAGGAGGAGAACAGCTACACATATCActgaaaaagataaatttcGTTTATATAGgtctttattaaaatttggAAATCCATATCTACGATTGGATGATATACAGGAAGACTCAAAGTTAACGAAAGTagataaaaatgttattCTAACTGAGTTGAATATCATTGTAGATACATGTAAGCAAATAGTTGAAAAAGtatcaaaagaaaataatgaaaatttagaaaCAACTAAACTTGATAAGTGTTCCACTGAATGTAATAATGTttcattaaaagaaaaggagGAAGAGCAAAATATAACTATGGATAGTAATAACTTAACAACCATTTCTTGTGGTGATtcaaataataacaaaaaagagATTAACGaggaagataaaaaaaatgaaaatgataacaaaaatgaaaacaacAGAatggaaaatgaaaatgttgACAATAATtcagataaaaataataataatgaagaaaataattcaatAAACAATAAAGATGAATCAATTGAAACAACGAAAGAAATAGCAGAAGATGAAAATGTAAGAACGATTAAAGAAGATAATATAATTTCTGAATCTATTGTAAAAGAGGAAATAAATGATGAAGATGTGAAAAAcgaaataattaatatgcctataaaaaatgaagtaaataatgaagataaaaatgaaacaatggaaaatgatgaagaaaatCTTAAAGATAATAGTACAATAGTAGAacaaaaagaagaaaagaacaaaaatagtaaaaatataataaataaaaaaagaagaggGGTTAGTTTATCAAAAGATAACataaaaacaaatgaaaaaataaaagaggaAAACAACAGTGAAGTAGTTGAAGAAGTAGAAGAACAGAACTTAGATGGATTAAATGTTAAAAACAATTACAATTCTAATGATGAAAGTGATTTCAATGCTAAAATCAAAGGATTAGATAAAGGAAAGAAAATAGATgcatatactttttttataggaACAAATAGAGCAAATGCATTAGACTTATGTCAAcgattaaaattatttaaatgtttgcataattttattaaaaagcaaaataatgataatgaatATAGTTTTAAATTgccattaaaaaaaaatgtaccTTTAAACAGCGAAGATAAAAAtcagaaaaataataaaactaaacaaaaaaaagaagaaacaaACAGCATTACAACTACAGATTCTTCAAATGATTacctaaaattaaaattaccTGATTgcatattttatcatttaagaGATTTGACATCAAAAGACGTAAAGTCATGGTCAAGAGAAGATGACGAGAATTTAATCAGAGGAATTTATGTATACGGTTTTGGGTCATTTAACGAAATTAGCTCTGatgtaaatttaaatttgtcacatttaaaaaatataaagtgtGATAAAGTTAAAATGAGATGCGtaagaatattaaaattgaTTGAAGAAATGTActcaaaaaataatgatcAAACtggtaataaaaaaaggagaaGAATGAAATTtagaaataacaaaaatgaatcaaaaaatcaattaaaaattagCAATTTTGCAAAATCTGAGGAAAATATTACTAATAAAGTAAATAACAAACAAGGATATAACAAAAAGAATCATGGAAAAATGAGGGCTGCAAATTTACGTCAAgagaatgaaataaaaacaaaagaggaaggagaaataaaaaaagaagaagatgaTGTGAATGGTGACAGTGAATATGTTGATAATAATACGTCAGCacaagaaaagaaaaaagtgcAATCAACAATATTATTGAATGAAgacaataaagaaaaaaataataatttgaattatgATTCATCCGCAGGTTCCTcttcaaatgaaaataaaagtaattgTGCTAAGGATGATGAggataatttaataaaagatgataatgataatcaggaaaataataaatattcatatgatgaaaaaaaaaaaaaaaaaaaaaaaagaaaaattcagAAAGATAACGATGCCAATGTAGAAAATGAAGTATTGCAATCAAATGAAGATTTAGAAGATGATTTTGAAGAAGAGGAAGGTGATGAGAaaaagagagaaaaaaaaaatgttaagaagaaaaaaaaaagaaaaatgttaGATAATGAAattgaatataaaataaaaaattgtaatttaaaagagaTGGATCAAtatagtataaataaattggCAAAAAAATctgtaaaaaaatacaaaaaattattaaaaattgtaaaaaaagttttatctAATGAGACTGCtgaagatgaaaaaattattaattcttCTGAAATTTCTGAAAAAGTTGATGagcttattatttttattggtAAACATATTGAAAAGTTATCTGAAGAATGTCAAGATAAAGAAtgtaaagaaatttttaataattctatCTGGGGATATATATCAAAATTTATTTGTGAAAGTAGTCAAAGTTTAAGAGAAAAATATGaacatataaaattatctAAAGCAACGAGCAGCATATCAGAAGAAAATTtgtcatcttttttttattcaaaaaaaatttctaacATACAACCATATGATCAAGAGGAAAATAAAACAGAACAGTCTTCCATAACTAATCACGATATATTAGGAAATTCAATtacaaatgaaaatgaaaaaacaaaacaaTTATCATATGATGCGGGTAAAGATTTATTAGACACTaatgaatataatgaaatacaTACAGAAAATACGGAAGAAAtcgaagaaaaagaaaaaaatgaacagaatgaaaaagaacaaaaaaatgagaaagaAAACTATTCAAATGAGCAAAATGAACAAACATAA